The genomic window TATTAATCTTATTGCAAGGATAATGGACATACAGGGTAACTGTTGGAGATGGTTGAAAATTTTATTGCCGGCTCTAAGCCTGATGATGTTTTTCGGCAAAGCCGATCGTTGAGGTGCAAATAAGCCAGAATTACGAGCTGCTGGGCAAGGGTCATTTTCAATGGCCGGCTGCCGCCTGACTCTGAAACCGGCGCCCCCATGTGAAGCGTTTCTCAGGGGGTTGATGATTGATTTCAGCAAATCAGCAGATGCAAATTTTTTTGGCGGCAGTTTGTTGGTCATGGCGATATCTTTGTAAATAGCTAATCTAATATTACGAGGATATCGCGCCCGCATTTTCACCTGATTGTCAAGAAAAAAATCGTATAATTTTAAGGTTTTGCATATTTTTTTGTGCAATTTTCTAACCGGACACCGCTGACTCCGGACGGCAGGCGGCTGAAAACGGGTTGACAGGGAGCGTTGGTCGATGTTATAGGATTGGCACAGTTGATAGTTGTGCGGTTTTGCAGTTCCCAGACGGGATGAAAAGGGAACTCCGTGTAATTCGGAGACGGACCCACCGCTGTAACCGGGGACCAAGGCGGCAATAGACCACTGGAAGTGATTCCGGGAAGGCGCCGCCGGAAGGGTTGATCCGGGAGTCAGAAGACCTGCTGCGAAACCTCGAGCTTTACCTAATAACAGCCGTCAGGGGAGACGGGGTAGGCGCGTACTGGTCCGGGAAAAAATGGGAGCCCGAAGCCTTCGCAGGTTTCGGGCTTTTTTTGTTTGTGTGATTTGTTTTGGTGTTTTTGTGCCGGATTGTTTGGTCACTTGGTTACGCATCCGGCATTTTCTTCTTGAGACGCGGAAGGGAAGTTCCGCGAAAACTTGGAGATTGCTGATGAAATTGTAAGGGCCGGGCGCTGTTGATCGTCCGGCAAGTAAGGCCGTTGAACCAGGGAAGGCAGTGTGAAGCTGCCGCCGCCCCGCGACTGTAACCGGGATGAAAGCCGCGAAATGCCACTGTTCTTAAATGGATGGGAAGGCGCGGTGAGTAGGATGACCGGGAGCCAGGAGACCTGTTCGGCAGCCCAATCCTGTTAAAGCCCTCGCGGGAGGGCAGGGAGACAACTATGAGAAGGAAAGAGGAGGCAGGTAAGAAGTTCTTTTGTCGGGGTTGGCGGCACCGCGGTCGGCGGTTGGCCGGTGGTCTGGTGGTTCTGGGTTTGCTGATAACAGCCCCGGTCCGGGCCGGGGAGAGCCTGGAACCGGTGGCCGCAGCGGATAGTGCGGTGACGGCTGCCGACCCGTTGCCGGCGACAACGATGGGCTCTGTTATCGTCACCGCGGATCGTTTTCCCGGCGATGAAATCAGTACGCCGCGTTTTGTCACCGTGATCAGCGCGGAAGAGCTGGTTGAAACCGGGGGCAACAACCTGGTCGACGCTCTGAAACGGGCCGGCGGTTTCGCCTATAAGGCCTTCGCGCCCCTGGGGATTTCCCACGGGGGAATGAATTCGAAGGTGGCGATTCGCGGCGTCTACGACGGTGAACTGATACTGCTCAACGGCGCCCCGCTTCAGGGCAGCGCCGGCCACGCCTACGATCTCAATACCATTCCCCTCGATCAGATCGAACGTATCGAGATCCTCAAAGGGGCGGCCTCGACTCTCTACGGCGCCGACGCCATGACCGGGGTCATCAACATCATCACCAGAAAAACGGCCGCGACAACCGCATATCGGGTCGCGTTCGAGGCAGGCAACGAGGACTATCACAACCACTCGCTGTCAGCCACCCTGCCCGGTGTCAATCTCGGCCTCAACTACCAGCACCTCGGCGACCAGCGTGAGATTTCCCGCAGCTTTACCAAGGGATACCGCTATGATCTCGATGCCAGCGACAAGTTCGCCGTCAATTTCAATGCCAATCCGCTGCCCGATATCTATTTCGATTATCTGGGTTCCTATTACGAAAGCGGTTTCCGCAAGCTGTATGACAATCCCGGCAAGGCCTATGAAGGCACCGATCAGGAGCATTACAAGCATTTCGCCGATCTGCGCTACGAAACCGATGTCCTCAAGGCCAAGCTGTACGGGACCTTTGAGGAAATGCGCCGGGATAAGTATACCGGCAATGCCCCCGAGGACCGCAACCGTAATTTCAACTCCGGAATCAGTTGCGACTACCGGCTGCCGCTGACCTGGGCAACCTGGCTTATCGGTGGAGAATACACCTATTTCGGGGCCGACTACAACAATAAATACGGCTATCACTATCGCAACGACTACGCCCTGTTCAGTCAGGTGTCAAAGGAATTCTTCGAGCGTCTGACCCTGACCGCCGGATTGCGCCAGCAGTTCGTCGACGGGGAGCCGGGCACCGATGACTACGATCGGCTGCTGCCGAGCTTCGGCGCCGATCTGAAACTGCATGAGCGCTTCCATCTGTTTGCCAATTTCGGCCGGGCCTTCCGCAGCCCGACCTTCAATCAGCAGTATTATGAGAGTACGTTCATGGTCGGCAATCCCAATCTCGGTCCCGAGGAAGGCTGGACCTACGAGGCCGGTCTGAAATGGGATCATCGGTTGTTACGTCTGCGCCTGGCTGCTTTTTACATGGATTACGAGGACAAGATTGAGGTCGACCGCCGGCATGGTT from Pseudomonadota bacterium includes these protein-coding regions:
- a CDS encoding TonB-dependent receptor; this encodes MRRKEEAGKKFFCRGWRHRGRRLAGGLVVLGLLITAPVRAGESLEPVAAADSAVTAADPLPATTMGSVIVTADRFPGDEISTPRFVTVISAEELVETGGNNLVDALKRAGGFAYKAFAPLGISHGGMNSKVAIRGVYDGELILLNGAPLQGSAGHAYDLNTIPLDQIERIEILKGAASTLYGADAMTGVINIITRKTAATTAYRVAFEAGNEDYHNHSLSATLPGVNLGLNYQHLGDQREISRSFTKGYRYDLDASDKFAVNFNANPLPDIYFDYLGSYYESGFRKLYDNPGKAYEGTDQEHYKHFADLRYETDVLKAKLYGTFEEMRRDKYTGNAPEDRNRNFNSGISCDYRLPLTWATWLIGGEYTYFGADYNNKYGYHYRNDYALFSQVSKEFFERLTLTAGLRQQFVDGEPGTDDYDRLLPSFGADLKLHERFHLFANFGRAFRSPTFNQQYYESTFMVGNPNLGPEEGWTYEAGLKWDHRLLRLRLAAFYMDYEDKIEVDRRHGYPQTYFNAGNYQSAGIEWELTGSPFAALAGGWNRLTVYCNGYWADPEADDAEGAEYQAGPKFQTTVGLKFLGDRLTLDLSSQSLAGRERELDSYTTVNFYGKLRLGPGWLSLAVDNIFDEEVQVSGDLSDNASNRYLYYDLDGPLVKVGYELVF